The Polyangiaceae bacterium genome includes a region encoding these proteins:
- a CDS encoding alpha/beta fold hydrolase codes for MKPWALAVALLPLACAPAFHSGPMPGEPKASYANVAGARVRYQDEGQGSAVVLLHGFASSLETWETVRPALLADHRVISLDLKGFGWTDRPPGDYSPRAQAELVFALLDARGVKRAALVAHSWGASVALQMALLRPERVERLALYDAWVYEEQLPTTFHWARAGGVGEALFGAFYAERSDEKISQAFFDERNVSERLVEDVERALERPGTTAAALAATRGQRFAEVEARYREIKQPVLLLWGREDRVTPIEIGERLLRELPDAKLRVYGRCGHFPMLEAARESSRDLAEFLRDPPAPKPAPAPAPAPAPAPAPQPAPAPEPEAT; via the coding sequence GTGAAGCCGTGGGCGCTCGCCGTGGCACTCTTGCCGCTCGCGTGCGCGCCCGCGTTCCACTCCGGGCCCATGCCCGGCGAGCCCAAGGCGAGCTACGCGAACGTGGCCGGCGCCCGCGTGCGCTACCAGGACGAAGGCCAGGGCTCGGCGGTGGTGCTGCTGCACGGCTTCGCCTCGTCGCTCGAGACCTGGGAGACGGTGCGGCCCGCGCTCTTGGCCGATCACCGGGTGATTTCCCTGGATCTGAAGGGCTTCGGCTGGACGGATCGGCCGCCGGGCGACTATTCGCCGCGGGCCCAGGCCGAGCTGGTGTTCGCGCTGCTCGACGCCCGGGGCGTGAAGCGGGCGGCGCTCGTGGCGCACTCCTGGGGCGCCTCGGTCGCGCTCCAGATGGCGCTGCTCCGCCCCGAGCGGGTCGAGCGCCTCGCGCTCTACGACGCCTGGGTCTACGAGGAGCAGCTGCCCACGACCTTCCACTGGGCGCGCGCCGGCGGCGTCGGCGAGGCGCTGTTTGGCGCCTTCTACGCCGAGCGCTCCGACGAGAAGATCTCGCAGGCGTTCTTCGACGAGCGCAACGTGAGCGAGCGCCTGGTCGAGGACGTGGAGCGCGCGCTCGAGCGGCCTGGAACCACGGCGGCGGCGCTGGCGGCGACGCGGGGCCAGCGCTTCGCGGAGGTCGAGGCGCGCTATCGCGAAATCAAGCAGCCGGTGCTCCTGCTCTGGGGACGCGAGGACCGCGTGACGCCAATCGAGATCGGCGAGCGCCTCCTGCGCGAGCTGCCCGACGCGAAGCTCCGCGTCTACGGCCGCTGCGGGCACTTCCCCATGCTCGAAGCCGCCCGGGAGTCCTCGCGGGATCTGGCTGAATTCCTGCGGGATCCGCCCGCGCCCAAGCCCGCCCCCGCCCCCGCCCCCGCCCCCGCCCCCGCCCCCGCGCCACAGCCCGCACCCGCCCCCGAGCCGGAGGCAACGTGA
- a CDS encoding TIGR04551 family protein: MKRLALALVLASAPAGATGFADHARDLGAKPAEDVRLDGYFRVRGDALYNLDLDRGPTPSGQLLYPVPLGSRSGQTLTRADMRLRTDLAIYAPGGMMAVKARLDALDNVALGSAPEGIPAASGSQRTEGETITVKRVWGEALTPVGALAIGRMGSHWGLGILTNSGDCLDCDSGDAADRIAFVTPILGHYWAVAYDFSATGPFVPDRGGRRSIDFAPSAAVHTLTFAALSSRTDAARARRAKAGKHTLEYGAYASHRWQKDDVPATYLPVAQPVTVDNRQVMSRGYTATAADLWTRLSGRGYRVEAEVAYLTARVEQPSLVPGVLLRDPATSKQLGAAFESEAGDADDSYRLGFDAGYASGDSAPGFGAFPGVNRPAPVPGDLDGPQARPPSDSSVNNFRFHPDFRVDRILFREIIGTVTDAVYLRPHVAGDLFRFASGRLRASAAAVWSWAVNPESAPGGRRPLGVEVDPTLSYESRDGFVLALEQATLIPLAGLDNPGLGLKAKPAQLWRLSAAFTF; encoded by the coding sequence GTGAAGCGCCTCGCGCTCGCGCTCGTGCTCGCCAGCGCTCCCGCCGGAGCGACCGGCTTCGCCGACCACGCGCGGGACCTCGGCGCGAAGCCCGCCGAGGACGTGCGCCTGGACGGCTACTTCCGCGTGCGCGGCGATGCGCTTTACAACCTGGACCTCGATCGCGGCCCGACGCCCTCGGGCCAGCTCCTGTACCCGGTGCCGCTCGGCAGCCGCAGCGGGCAGACGTTGACTCGCGCCGACATGCGCCTGCGCACGGATCTGGCCATCTACGCGCCCGGCGGCATGATGGCGGTGAAGGCGCGGCTCGACGCCCTGGACAACGTCGCGCTCGGGAGCGCGCCGGAGGGCATTCCCGCCGCCAGCGGCAGCCAGCGCACGGAAGGTGAGACCATCACGGTGAAGCGCGTCTGGGGCGAGGCGCTCACGCCCGTCGGGGCGCTGGCCATCGGTCGCATGGGCAGCCACTGGGGCCTCGGCATCCTCACCAACTCCGGCGATTGCCTGGACTGCGACAGCGGCGACGCCGCCGATCGCATCGCCTTCGTGACCCCAATTCTCGGCCATTATTGGGCCGTTGCCTACGATTTCTCGGCGACCGGACCGTTCGTGCCGGACCGCGGCGGACGCCGCTCCATCGACTTCGCGCCGAGCGCCGCGGTGCACACGCTGACCTTCGCGGCGCTCTCCTCGCGCACCGACGCGGCGCGGGCGCGGCGCGCGAAGGCGGGCAAGCACACGCTGGAGTACGGCGCCTACGCCTCGCACCGCTGGCAGAAGGACGACGTGCCGGCGACCTACCTGCCGGTCGCGCAGCCCGTGACCGTCGACAACCGTCAGGTGATGTCGCGGGGCTACACCGCGACCGCGGCGGATCTGTGGACGCGTCTGAGCGGTCGCGGCTATCGCGTCGAGGCGGAGGTCGCGTACCTGACGGCGCGCGTCGAGCAGCCGTCGCTGGTGCCCGGCGTGCTGCTGCGCGATCCGGCCACCAGCAAGCAGCTCGGTGCCGCGTTCGAGAGTGAGGCCGGAGACGCGGACGACAGCTACCGGCTGGGCTTCGACGCCGGCTACGCCAGCGGTGATTCCGCGCCGGGCTTCGGGGCCTTTCCCGGGGTGAACCGCCCGGCGCCGGTGCCCGGCGATCTGGACGGACCGCAGGCCCGCCCGCCCTCCGATTCGAGCGTGAACAATTTCCGATTCCACCCGGACTTCCGCGTGGATCGCATCCTTTTTCGCGAGATCATCGGCACCGTGACCGACGCGGTGTACCTCCGGCCGCACGTCGCGGGCGACCTGTTCCGCTTCGCGAGCGGGCGCCTGCGCGCCTCCGCCGCGGCGGTCTGGTCGTGGGCGGTCAACCCGGAGTCGGCGCCCGGCGGACGCCGGCCGCTGGGCGTGGAGGTGGATCCCACCCTGAGCTACGAGAGCCGCGACGGCTTCGTGCTCGCGCTGGAGCAGGCCACGCTGATCCCGCTGGCGGGGCTCGACAACCCGGGTCTGGGGCTGAAAGCCAAGCCCGCCCAGCTCTGGCGGCTGAGCGCCGCGTTCACCTTCTGA
- a CDS encoding AMP-binding protein, whose translation MFDITPYRELKIAPRAVFDALEERRSRPRFMLPTPEGDWAAVTWGAYADAIRKLACYLAATGLEPGDRAAIFAPNRVEWIEAALAIQAAGGVMVPVYPACTAEQAAYIVDHSDAKVLFVDTPALLARVLERWSELAHLERVVLLDDGIDAGKVLAELRAQGKPAPAAAELESKLVTWSRALALGAAHDLEAPQAFETRMQAVELDRPALMLYTSGTTGNPKGVPLTHRNVALNGLDWLECNAPLLEDNAVDLLWLPMSHIFGLGEACLGNTLGFTTYLSDPLKVLGHLPEVKPSVFMSVPAYWEKLATGAMTESDPDARREKLAALTGGRLRFCLSGGAGLKREIKQLFYECGLLIIEGYGLTECSPTLTLNRPDAFRFDSVGKPLPSVELRLAEDGEILARGPNIFAGYHKDPAASREAFTDDGWFKTGDVGRFTDDGFLQIVDRKKEILVTAGGKNVPPANIELRFADDPVVANAIVYGDGKKFLVAGIWLNPEATDAKLAALGVKPEGRSAAIAELVAASVERVNQHLASFEQIKRFRVMDTPLTVAGGLLTSTLKPRRKQIYQAFQRDFEALYG comes from the coding sequence ATGTTCGACATCACGCCGTATCGCGAGCTGAAGATCGCCCCCCGCGCCGTGTTCGACGCCCTGGAAGAGCGGCGCTCGCGCCCGCGCTTCATGCTGCCGACGCCCGAGGGCGACTGGGCGGCGGTGACCTGGGGCGCGTACGCCGACGCCATCCGGAAGCTCGCCTGCTACCTGGCGGCCACGGGGCTCGAGCCCGGCGATCGCGCGGCGATCTTCGCGCCGAATCGCGTGGAGTGGATCGAGGCGGCGCTGGCGATCCAGGCCGCGGGCGGCGTCATGGTCCCGGTCTATCCGGCCTGCACCGCGGAGCAGGCCGCGTACATCGTGGACCACAGCGACGCGAAGGTGCTCTTCGTGGACACGCCGGCGCTGCTCGCGCGGGTGCTCGAGCGCTGGAGCGAGCTCGCTCACCTGGAGCGTGTGGTCTTGCTCGACGACGGCATCGACGCCGGCAAGGTGCTGGCGGAGCTCCGCGCGCAGGGCAAACCCGCGCCCGCCGCGGCCGAGCTCGAATCCAAGCTCGTGACCTGGAGCCGCGCGCTCGCGCTGGGCGCGGCCCACGATCTGGAGGCGCCGCAGGCGTTCGAAACGCGCATGCAGGCGGTGGAGCTCGATCGGCCGGCGCTGATGCTCTACACCAGCGGCACCACCGGCAACCCCAAGGGCGTGCCGCTGACCCACCGGAACGTCGCGCTGAACGGCCTGGACTGGCTGGAGTGCAACGCGCCGCTGCTGGAGGACAACGCGGTGGACCTGTTGTGGTTGCCGATGAGCCACATCTTCGGCCTGGGCGAGGCGTGCCTGGGCAATACCCTGGGTTTCACCACCTATCTGTCCGATCCGCTGAAGGTGCTCGGGCACCTGCCCGAGGTGAAGCCCAGCGTGTTCATGAGCGTGCCCGCCTACTGGGAGAAGCTCGCCACCGGCGCGATGACCGAGAGCGATCCCGATGCGCGTCGCGAGAAGCTGGCGGCGCTGACCGGCGGCCGGCTGCGCTTCTGCCTGTCCGGCGGCGCGGGCCTGAAGCGCGAGATCAAGCAACTCTTCTACGAGTGCGGTCTGCTCATCATCGAGGGCTACGGGCTCACCGAGTGCTCGCCCACGCTCACCTTGAACCGACCCGACGCCTTCCGCTTCGATTCCGTGGGCAAGCCGCTGCCGTCGGTCGAGCTGCGCTTGGCGGAGGACGGCGAGATCCTGGCCCGCGGCCCCAACATCTTCGCGGGCTACCACAAGGACCCCGCTGCGAGCCGCGAGGCTTTCACCGACGACGGCTGGTTCAAGACCGGGGACGTGGGCCGCTTCACCGACGACGGCTTCCTGCAGATCGTCGATCGCAAGAAGGAGATCCTGGTCACCGCGGGCGGCAAGAACGTCCCGCCGGCGAACATCGAGCTTCGCTTCGCCGACGACCCGGTGGTCGCCAACGCCATCGTCTACGGAGACGGCAAGAAGTTCCTGGTCGCGGGGATCTGGCTGAACCCGGAGGCCACGGACGCGAAGCTCGCGGCGCTGGGCGTGAAGCCGGAGGGCCGCAGCGCGGCCATTGCGGAGCTCGTCGCCGCGAGCGTCGAGCGCGTGAACCAGCACCTGGCGAGCTTCGAGCAGATCAAACGCTTCCGCGTGATGGACACGCCGCTGACGGTGGCCGGAGGCCTCTTGACCTCGACCCTGAAGCCCCGGCGCAAGCAGATCTACCAGGCCTTTCAGCGCGACTTCGAGGCACTGTACGGCTGA
- a CDS encoding alpha/beta fold hydrolase — MFQALGSLLGRKAPAVGQTPADVVFTENKWRLLRYRPRAEGRAFATPLVLVPSLINRHYVLDLLPGKSFVEYFVARGHDVFCLDWGTPGDEDRYVSFDDVCDRYLGRALKKSAEIAGAPRSHVLGYCLGGTLAAIHATVYPERFASLTALAAPIGFHDGGLLSTWTRSASFDVKAVVAGTGNVPWQLMQSAFHMLRPTLNLSKAVHAADKLWDDEFMNGFLALETWGNDNVSFPGACYERYVEELYRKDALLAGTFTLSGKPARLEAITCPTLAVTFEHDNIVLPQSAAVLLERISATDKHRIHLPGGHVGAVVSKKAAQSLWPAMAKFWEERAD, encoded by the coding sequence ATGTTCCAGGCGCTCGGCTCACTCCTGGGGCGGAAGGCGCCCGCCGTGGGGCAGACCCCGGCGGACGTCGTGTTCACGGAGAACAAGTGGCGCCTCTTGCGCTACCGGCCGCGGGCGGAGGGCCGCGCGTTCGCGACGCCGCTCGTGCTGGTGCCTTCGCTGATCAACCGGCACTACGTGCTCGATCTGCTGCCCGGCAAGAGCTTCGTCGAGTACTTCGTGGCGCGTGGTCACGACGTGTTCTGCCTGGACTGGGGCACACCGGGGGACGAGGATCGCTACGTCAGCTTCGACGACGTGTGCGATCGCTACCTGGGTCGCGCGCTGAAGAAATCAGCGGAAATCGCCGGGGCGCCGCGCTCTCACGTGCTCGGGTACTGCCTGGGCGGCACGCTCGCAGCCATCCACGCCACGGTCTACCCCGAACGCTTCGCCTCGCTCACGGCCCTGGCGGCGCCCATCGGCTTTCACGACGGTGGGCTGCTCAGCACCTGGACGCGCTCGGCGAGCTTCGACGTGAAGGCCGTGGTGGCAGGCACCGGCAACGTGCCCTGGCAGCTGATGCAGTCCGCCTTCCACATGCTCCGGCCCACCCTCAATCTCTCCAAGGCCGTACACGCCGCCGACAAGCTCTGGGACGACGAGTTCATGAACGGCTTCCTGGCGCTGGAGACCTGGGGCAACGACAACGTGTCGTTCCCGGGCGCCTGCTACGAGCGCTACGTGGAGGAGCTGTACCGGAAGGACGCGCTGCTCGCGGGGACCTTCACGCTCTCGGGCAAGCCCGCGCGGCTCGAGGCCATCACCTGCCCGACCCTGGCCGTCACCTTCGAGCACGACAACATCGTCCTGCCCCAGAGCGCCGCGGTGCTGCTCGAGCGCATCTCCGCGACCGACAAGCACCGCATCCACCTGCCCGGCGGCCACGTGGGCGCGGTGGTGTCGAAGAAGGCCGCGCAGAGCCTGTGGCCGGCGATGGCGAAGTTCTGGGAGGAGCGAGCTGACTAG
- a CDS encoding SDR family oxidoreductase: protein MKLDSLKIIVTGAGRGMGAHFAKQLAAAGAKVAAGDVDEAGLAELPAGIARRRLDVSNEADCVAFTQWAASELGGLNALVNNAGIIRDGLLVKRDRETGKVTTLSTDDWQRVLAVNLTGATFMVRELAKTMVEAGTRPGVVVNISSVSRHGNRGQSNYVAAKAALAANTVTWAREFASYGIRVGCIAPGMVETPMTQGMNQKARDALVAAIPVGRIGVPEDLWLAVRFVLECDYFNGRCVDVDGGLVM from the coding sequence ATGAAACTCGACAGCTTGAAGATCATCGTCACCGGAGCCGGGCGCGGCATGGGCGCTCACTTTGCCAAGCAGCTCGCCGCCGCGGGCGCCAAGGTCGCCGCGGGCGACGTGGACGAGGCGGGGCTCGCGGAGCTCCCCGCCGGCATCGCGCGCCGCCGGCTCGACGTCTCGAACGAAGCGGACTGCGTGGCGTTCACCCAGTGGGCGGCCTCCGAGCTCGGCGGGCTGAACGCCTTGGTCAACAACGCCGGCATCATTCGCGACGGCCTGCTGGTCAAGCGCGATCGCGAGACCGGCAAGGTCACGACGCTCTCGACGGACGACTGGCAGCGCGTGCTGGCCGTGAACCTGACCGGCGCGACCTTCATGGTGCGCGAGCTGGCGAAGACCATGGTCGAGGCCGGAACCCGGCCGGGCGTGGTGGTCAACATCTCCAGCGTCTCCCGCCACGGTAACCGCGGGCAATCGAACTACGTCGCCGCCAAGGCGGCCCTGGCGGCCAACACCGTGACCTGGGCCCGCGAGTTCGCGAGCTACGGCATCCGCGTCGGCTGCATCGCCCCGGGCATGGTGGAGACGCCGATGACCCAGGGCATGAACCAGAAGGCCCGCGACGCGCTGGTGGCCGCCATCCCGGTGGGCCGCATCGGCGTGCCGGAGGACCTCTGGCTGGCGGT
- a CDS encoding alpha/beta fold hydrolase: protein MQLAPTPRDSLFSEGTATLYRFRASEVSSGRAPVLLVPSLINRWYVLDLRPGASLARALVDAGFDVYCLDWGVPEAEDRYLDWDAVVGRVGRMVRRVQRESGAPRVGLLGYCIGGTLAAIHTALEPDSVAGLVNLAGPIDFAEGGFLAHMVNPRWFDPQAIADAGNVSAQQMQSGFVALRPTAQLGKWLSFFDRLGDPERLEAYQALEEWASANIPFPGAAYAKYIRDLYQENALARGEHHVAGRRVRLGDIRCPVLTVVTDRDVICPPPAAQALNDLSSSSDKSLLVIPGGHVGAVVGGSAPKQLYPKLAEWFGKTLAN, encoded by the coding sequence ATGCAGCTCGCACCCACCCCGAGGGATTCGCTGTTCAGCGAAGGCACGGCAACGCTCTACCGATTTCGCGCGAGCGAGGTTTCATCCGGCCGCGCACCGGTGCTGCTGGTGCCTTCGCTGATCAACCGCTGGTACGTGCTCGATCTGCGCCCGGGCGCCTCGCTCGCGCGGGCGCTCGTGGACGCGGGCTTCGACGTGTATTGCCTCGACTGGGGCGTGCCGGAGGCCGAGGACCGCTACCTGGACTGGGACGCGGTCGTCGGCCGGGTCGGCCGCATGGTGCGGCGGGTGCAGCGCGAGAGCGGCGCGCCCCGGGTGGGGCTGCTCGGCTACTGCATCGGCGGCACCCTGGCCGCCATCCACACCGCCCTGGAGCCCGACTCCGTCGCGGGGCTGGTGAACCTGGCGGGCCCCATCGACTTCGCCGAGGGCGGTTTCCTCGCCCACATGGTGAACCCGCGCTGGTTCGACCCTCAGGCGATCGCCGACGCCGGCAACGTCAGCGCCCAGCAGATGCAAAGCGGCTTCGTCGCCCTTCGGCCCACGGCGCAGCTCGGCAAGTGGCTGAGCTTCTTCGATCGCCTCGGCGATCCGGAGCGGCTGGAGGCCTACCAGGCGCTCGAGGAGTGGGCGAGCGCCAACATCCCGTTCCCGGGCGCCGCCTACGCCAAATACATCCGGGACCTGTACCAGGAGAACGCGCTCGCGCGAGGTGAGCACCACGTCGCCGGACGGCGCGTGCGCCTCGGCGACATCCGCTGCCCGGTGCTCACGGTCGTGACCGATCGCGACGTGATCTGCCCGCCGCCCGCCGCCCAGGCCCTGAACGACCTGTCGAGCTCCAGCGACAAGAGCCTGCTGGTCATCCCGGGCGGCCACGTGGGCGCGGTGGTCGGGGGCAGCGCGCCGAAACAGCTTTACCCGAAGCTCGCGGAGTGGTTTGGCAAGACCCTCGCCAACTGA